From Phalacrocorax carbo chromosome 6, bPhaCar2.1, whole genome shotgun sequence, a single genomic window includes:
- the GORAB gene encoding RAB6-interacting golgin isoform X3, translating into MAEAWAGFSQEELRRLRGQRPDLYEPLKQQHHAHTVNKSRKQTQREKAFQQQCQKLGLQGGAASVPPEQLLSAPEHKPGHPKQPVPPSHPPSAGDQRQSDNRDQQKEVTPVDPCNGSDNAQTHPAKTNSKVEKKKEKSRWEILQQEQRLIEEKNKRKKALLAKAIAERSKRTQAETVKLKRIQKELQALDDMVSADIGILRNRIDQASLDYSYARKRYDKAESEYVAAKLDLQHKTEIKEHLTEHLCTIIQQNELRKARKLEELMQQLEVEADEENLELEIEVERMLQQQEVEAGRQAKQSHSHAGTAKENPTPSVMAWESEHANRAVTSAISEQSVQSENSCTKSLSNMDSQTQAVNMTPGNSPACSDT; encoded by the exons ATGGCCGAGGCCTGGGCCGGCTTCTCGCAGGAGGAGCTGCGGCGCCTGCGAGGCCAGCGCCCAG ATTTGTATGAACCCTTGAAGCAGCAGCATCACGCCCACACTGTGAATAAGAGTCGGAAGcaaacacaaagagaaaaagcctTCCAGCAGCAATGTCAGAAGCTGGGACTGCAGGGTGGAGCAGCCTCTGTTCCTCCTGAGCAGTTGCTTTCTGCACCAGAACACAAGCCTGGTCATCCTAAGCAGCCTGTGCCACCATCTCATCCTCCTTCAGCAGGAGATCAAAGGCAAAGTGACAACCGAGACCAGCAGAAGGAAGTGACTCCAGTAGATCCTTGTAATGGCAGTGACAATGCGCAGACCCACCCTGCAAAGACGAACTCCaaagtggagaaaaagaaa GAGAAATCACGATGGGAAATACTCCAGCAAGAGCAGCGGCTGATAGAAGAGAAGAATAAACGCAAAAAGGCACTCCTGGCCAAAGCTATTGCTGAGAG ATCCAAAAGAACTCAAGCTGAAACAGTGAAACTAAAAAGGATTCAGAAGGAGTTACAAGCTCTGGATGACATGGTATCTGCTGACATTGGCATCCTGCGGAACCGCATTGATCAGGCCAGCTTGGACTACTCCTATGCTCG GAAGAGGTATGATAAGGCTGAGTCGGAGTACGTGGCAGCCAAGCTGGACCTCCAACACAAGACTGAGATTAAGGAGCACCTCACTGAGCACCTGTGCACGATCATACAGCAGAACGAACTTCGCAAGGCCAGGAAGCTGGAGGAATTAATGCAGCAGCTGGAAGTGGAGGCAGATGAGGAAAATCTGGAACTTGAGATTGAGGTGGAGcggatgctgcagcagcaggaggtagAAGCAGGGAGACAAGCCAAACAGTCACACAGTCATGCTGGGACAGCTAAGGAAAACCCCACTCCCAGTGTTATGGCGTGGGAGAGTGAGCATGCTAACCGTGCTGTCACTTCTGCTATTTCTGAACAGTCAGTTCAATCTGAAAACTCTTGTACCAAATCCCTCTCCAATATGGACAGCCAAACTCAAGCAGTAAATATGACTCCAGGAAACTCCCCAGCTTGTTCTGATACATGA
- the GORAB gene encoding RAB6-interacting golgin isoform X4 translates to MAEAWAGFSQEELRRLRGQRPDLYEPLKQQHHAHTVNKSRKQTQREKAFQQQCQKLGLQGGAASVPPEQLLSAPEHKPGHPKQPVPPSHPPSAGDQRQSDNRDQQKEVTPVDPCNGSDNAQTHPAKTNSKVEKKKVALLVSRQEKSRWEILQQEQRLIEEKNKRKKALLAKAIAERSKRTQAETVKLKRIQKELQALDDMVSADIGILRNRIDQASLDYSYARCPQLLLKRI, encoded by the exons ATGGCCGAGGCCTGGGCCGGCTTCTCGCAGGAGGAGCTGCGGCGCCTGCGAGGCCAGCGCCCAG ATTTGTATGAACCCTTGAAGCAGCAGCATCACGCCCACACTGTGAATAAGAGTCGGAAGcaaacacaaagagaaaaagcctTCCAGCAGCAATGTCAGAAGCTGGGACTGCAGGGTGGAGCAGCCTCTGTTCCTCCTGAGCAGTTGCTTTCTGCACCAGAACACAAGCCTGGTCATCCTAAGCAGCCTGTGCCACCATCTCATCCTCCTTCAGCAGGAGATCAAAGGCAAAGTGACAACCGAGACCAGCAGAAGGAAGTGACTCCAGTAGATCCTTGTAATGGCAGTGACAATGCGCAGACCCACCCTGCAAAGACGAACTCCaaagtggagaaaaagaaagtggcATTGTTAGTAAGTCG GCAGGAGAAATCACGATGGGAAATACTCCAGCAAGAGCAGCGGCTGATAGAAGAGAAGAATAAACGCAAAAAGGCACTCCTGGCCAAAGCTATTGCTGAGAG ATCCAAAAGAACTCAAGCTGAAACAGTGAAACTAAAAAGGATTCAGAAGGAGTTACAAGCTCTGGATGACATGGTATCTGCTGACATTGGCATCCTGCGGAACCGCATTGATCAGGCCAGCTTGGACTACTCCTATGCTCG ctgcccccagTTGCTCCTCAAGAGAATCTAA
- the GORAB gene encoding RAB6-interacting golgin isoform X5 produces the protein MAEAWAGFSQEELRRLRGQRPDLYEPLKQQHHAHTVNKSRKQTQREKAFQQQCQKLGLQGGAASVPPEQLLSAPEHKPGHPKQPVPPSHPPSAGDQRQSDNRDQQKEVTPVDPCNGSDNAQTHPAKTNSKVEKKKVALQEKSRWEILQQEQRLIEEKNKRKKALLAKAIAERSKRTQAETVKLKRIQKELQALDDMVSADIGILRNRIDQASLDYSYAR, from the exons ATGGCCGAGGCCTGGGCCGGCTTCTCGCAGGAGGAGCTGCGGCGCCTGCGAGGCCAGCGCCCAG ATTTGTATGAACCCTTGAAGCAGCAGCATCACGCCCACACTGTGAATAAGAGTCGGAAGcaaacacaaagagaaaaagcctTCCAGCAGCAATGTCAGAAGCTGGGACTGCAGGGTGGAGCAGCCTCTGTTCCTCCTGAGCAGTTGCTTTCTGCACCAGAACACAAGCCTGGTCATCCTAAGCAGCCTGTGCCACCATCTCATCCTCCTTCAGCAGGAGATCAAAGGCAAAGTGACAACCGAGACCAGCAGAAGGAAGTGACTCCAGTAGATCCTTGTAATGGCAGTGACAATGCGCAGACCCACCCTGCAAAGACGAACTCCaaagtggagaaaaagaaagtggcATT GCAGGAGAAATCACGATGGGAAATACTCCAGCAAGAGCAGCGGCTGATAGAAGAGAAGAATAAACGCAAAAAGGCACTCCTGGCCAAAGCTATTGCTGAGAG ATCCAAAAGAACTCAAGCTGAAACAGTGAAACTAAAAAGGATTCAGAAGGAGTTACAAGCTCTGGATGACATGGTATCTGCTGACATTGGCATCCTGCGGAACCGCATTGATCAGGCCAGCTTGGACTACTCCTATGCTCGGTAA
- the GORAB gene encoding RAB6-interacting golgin isoform X1, whose amino-acid sequence MAEAWAGFSQEELRRLRGQRPDLYEPLKQQHHAHTVNKSRKQTQREKAFQQQCQKLGLQGGAASVPPEQLLSAPEHKPGHPKQPVPPSHPPSAGDQRQSDNRDQQKEVTPVDPCNGSDNAQTHPAKTNSKVEKKKVALLVSRQEKSRWEILQQEQRLIEEKNKRKKALLAKAIAERSKRTQAETVKLKRIQKELQALDDMVSADIGILRNRIDQASLDYSYARKRYDKAESEYVAAKLDLQHKTEIKEHLTEHLCTIIQQNELRKARKLEELMQQLEVEADEENLELEIEVERMLQQQEVEAGRQAKQSHSHAGTAKENPTPSVMAWESEHANRAVTSAISEQSVQSENSCTKSLSNMDSQTQAVNMTPGNSPACSDT is encoded by the exons ATGGCCGAGGCCTGGGCCGGCTTCTCGCAGGAGGAGCTGCGGCGCCTGCGAGGCCAGCGCCCAG ATTTGTATGAACCCTTGAAGCAGCAGCATCACGCCCACACTGTGAATAAGAGTCGGAAGcaaacacaaagagaaaaagcctTCCAGCAGCAATGTCAGAAGCTGGGACTGCAGGGTGGAGCAGCCTCTGTTCCTCCTGAGCAGTTGCTTTCTGCACCAGAACACAAGCCTGGTCATCCTAAGCAGCCTGTGCCACCATCTCATCCTCCTTCAGCAGGAGATCAAAGGCAAAGTGACAACCGAGACCAGCAGAAGGAAGTGACTCCAGTAGATCCTTGTAATGGCAGTGACAATGCGCAGACCCACCCTGCAAAGACGAACTCCaaagtggagaaaaagaaagtggcATTGTTAGTAAGTCG GCAGGAGAAATCACGATGGGAAATACTCCAGCAAGAGCAGCGGCTGATAGAAGAGAAGAATAAACGCAAAAAGGCACTCCTGGCCAAAGCTATTGCTGAGAG ATCCAAAAGAACTCAAGCTGAAACAGTGAAACTAAAAAGGATTCAGAAGGAGTTACAAGCTCTGGATGACATGGTATCTGCTGACATTGGCATCCTGCGGAACCGCATTGATCAGGCCAGCTTGGACTACTCCTATGCTCG GAAGAGGTATGATAAGGCTGAGTCGGAGTACGTGGCAGCCAAGCTGGACCTCCAACACAAGACTGAGATTAAGGAGCACCTCACTGAGCACCTGTGCACGATCATACAGCAGAACGAACTTCGCAAGGCCAGGAAGCTGGAGGAATTAATGCAGCAGCTGGAAGTGGAGGCAGATGAGGAAAATCTGGAACTTGAGATTGAGGTGGAGcggatgctgcagcagcaggaggtagAAGCAGGGAGACAAGCCAAACAGTCACACAGTCATGCTGGGACAGCTAAGGAAAACCCCACTCCCAGTGTTATGGCGTGGGAGAGTGAGCATGCTAACCGTGCTGTCACTTCTGCTATTTCTGAACAGTCAGTTCAATCTGAAAACTCTTGTACCAAATCCCTCTCCAATATGGACAGCCAAACTCAAGCAGTAAATATGACTCCAGGAAACTCCCCAGCTTGTTCTGATACATGA
- the GORAB gene encoding RAB6-interacting golgin isoform X2: MAEAWAGFSQEELRRLRGQRPDLYEPLKQQHHAHTVNKSRKQTQREKAFQQQCQKLGLQGGAASVPPEQLLSAPEHKPGHPKQPVPPSHPPSAGDQRQSDNRDQQKEVTPVDPCNGSDNAQTHPAKTNSKVEKKKVALQEKSRWEILQQEQRLIEEKNKRKKALLAKAIAERSKRTQAETVKLKRIQKELQALDDMVSADIGILRNRIDQASLDYSYARKRYDKAESEYVAAKLDLQHKTEIKEHLTEHLCTIIQQNELRKARKLEELMQQLEVEADEENLELEIEVERMLQQQEVEAGRQAKQSHSHAGTAKENPTPSVMAWESEHANRAVTSAISEQSVQSENSCTKSLSNMDSQTQAVNMTPGNSPACSDT, translated from the exons ATGGCCGAGGCCTGGGCCGGCTTCTCGCAGGAGGAGCTGCGGCGCCTGCGAGGCCAGCGCCCAG ATTTGTATGAACCCTTGAAGCAGCAGCATCACGCCCACACTGTGAATAAGAGTCGGAAGcaaacacaaagagaaaaagcctTCCAGCAGCAATGTCAGAAGCTGGGACTGCAGGGTGGAGCAGCCTCTGTTCCTCCTGAGCAGTTGCTTTCTGCACCAGAACACAAGCCTGGTCATCCTAAGCAGCCTGTGCCACCATCTCATCCTCCTTCAGCAGGAGATCAAAGGCAAAGTGACAACCGAGACCAGCAGAAGGAAGTGACTCCAGTAGATCCTTGTAATGGCAGTGACAATGCGCAGACCCACCCTGCAAAGACGAACTCCaaagtggagaaaaagaaagtggcATT GCAGGAGAAATCACGATGGGAAATACTCCAGCAAGAGCAGCGGCTGATAGAAGAGAAGAATAAACGCAAAAAGGCACTCCTGGCCAAAGCTATTGCTGAGAG ATCCAAAAGAACTCAAGCTGAAACAGTGAAACTAAAAAGGATTCAGAAGGAGTTACAAGCTCTGGATGACATGGTATCTGCTGACATTGGCATCCTGCGGAACCGCATTGATCAGGCCAGCTTGGACTACTCCTATGCTCG GAAGAGGTATGATAAGGCTGAGTCGGAGTACGTGGCAGCCAAGCTGGACCTCCAACACAAGACTGAGATTAAGGAGCACCTCACTGAGCACCTGTGCACGATCATACAGCAGAACGAACTTCGCAAGGCCAGGAAGCTGGAGGAATTAATGCAGCAGCTGGAAGTGGAGGCAGATGAGGAAAATCTGGAACTTGAGATTGAGGTGGAGcggatgctgcagcagcaggaggtagAAGCAGGGAGACAAGCCAAACAGTCACACAGTCATGCTGGGACAGCTAAGGAAAACCCCACTCCCAGTGTTATGGCGTGGGAGAGTGAGCATGCTAACCGTGCTGTCACTTCTGCTATTTCTGAACAGTCAGTTCAATCTGAAAACTCTTGTACCAAATCCCTCTCCAATATGGACAGCCAAACTCAAGCAGTAAATATGACTCCAGGAAACTCCCCAGCTTGTTCTGATACATGA